From a single Chitinophaga sp. Cy-1792 genomic region:
- a CDS encoding FixH family protein, with protein MNWGYKIIIVFTLFAAGMLTLVTKSMRTKIDMVTNDYYSEELKYQDIIEGRNNAGRLSAPVKVTQPGEAVAVSFPEELIGRSFKGNISFYRPSDSNKDFTVPMQPDNTGTQTFGRDKFIRGNYRVKIQWEMDNKPYYQEEIIHIN; from the coding sequence ATGAACTGGGGATATAAAATCATCATCGTTTTCACACTGTTTGCTGCCGGCATGCTGACGCTGGTCACCAAGAGCATGCGAACAAAAATTGATATGGTTACAAACGACTACTACAGCGAAGAGCTGAAGTACCAGGATATCATTGAAGGGAGAAATAATGCAGGGCGTTTATCTGCCCCCGTTAAAGTAACCCAGCCGGGAGAAGCGGTTGCGGTTAGCTTTCCTGAGGAGCTTATTGGCAGGTCATTCAAAGGAAACATTTCCTTTTATCGTCCTTCAGATTCCAACAAGGATTTTACGGTACCGATGCAGCCCGACAATACCGGTACACAGACATTTGGCCGGGATAAGTTTATCCGTGGAAACTATCGCGTAAAAATTCAGTGGGAAATGGATAACAAGCCATATTACCAGGAAGAGATTATACACATTAACTAA